The Periophthalmus magnuspinnatus isolate fPerMag1 chromosome 10, fPerMag1.2.pri, whole genome shotgun sequence genome segment TTATCCTGGGCTTTACTTTATATTACATACAGTacaatattattactattactctCATCATTCTTAGTGTTATTACATACAGTCCAATGACAAAAAGCAGTAACATACACAGAGATGCATGTCACTACTGCTAAGAGTCAGCTGAAGTACTCAAACTTACACTCAATActcaaactgaagtattttGCATCCTAAAATCTCCACTTTTTTAACCGTTCTTGCTTTGCTAAACCACAAAGTTCTGTactaattatattttttcacatacCTTTTGAAGTATTCCACTTCTCTGTCGATTTCATCCATTTCAGTTGGATCCACATCTTTAGGTAGAAATACGTCATCTACAACAACGAGAAGATAAAACATAAACTTTGTTATTTCAGTCGACGCAGACAGAGACAGTTCTACAGTAAAAAGACTCGTACCTATCGCAGTGCTGGATTTTTCAcctttgttcttgttctttttatttttacccttCGCCTGCGGTTGCTGTTGACCGTTTGCTTGAATATTGGAATGGGCTTTGCTGTCCGAGGTCGGTTCGGGCCGCCCCGTTTCTGTGTCTCCTTTTCCCTTTTGTACGTTGGACAGCCCATGTGTTCCGTTTGTGGCATTTCTTGGTGGTTTGTTCTCCTCAGTTTTCTTAGGCCCGTTTCTCTGGGTGTCTGTCGAGTGCTGGAGATGTTTGCTTACATTTTTAGAGCCGTTGGACACAAATTCGGGTGCTTTCAATTCCTGGGGTTTATACGTTTCATTTGAAGACACAACTTTGGTTGTTTTCGTAGAATTTTGTTCTGACATTTGTTGATCCTGTTTTTGctgctttttatttttctttgacttTGGGCCACCGTTATTGGGTGTAATATTCTTAAGATCAAGTGCTTCCTCCTTTGTTTTAGTCATTGGGTGGGCTGGCAACTCATGAGAGTTTTCCAATCCAGTTGAAGTGCATTTTTCAGGGGAGCGAACTCTTATGAGCTTGGAGAGAGTGGGGGTAGTGTGCAACCTCTGGATGTCCTTGGTACCAGCACTAGTAGTGACAGtgggagtggtggtggtagtattGGACGATGATACAGCAGATCCACCCTCCTCCCATCCGTTTACCAGGTCCAAGTGACTTTTGAAGGATCCCAGGGAAAGGGGCGCTAGGTCCAGGTCGATCTGCTGCAGGTCCGACGATCCGTTCAAATGGGAGAGTAAATGGTTGCTCTCCAGTGTTGCTGCCTTTTTAGGGAAGTCATTGACGTCCAAGTTGAGATCGTACATGCTAAAAGAAGCCCGAATGGAGTCTTTGATCGTATTCTTAATCTCTTCAAGTCGACTAGTGAGAAAACTGTTGACGCGCTCAAGTTCCAGCTGGGGCCAGTCAAGCAGTCGACCTCCATCGGAGCCGTCGGCGACGTGCTCCTCCACGGGCTCAGATGGGTTGGACTGAGGGTCACTGCCAGCAGCGCCCACGTTACCCTGCTGGGCTTTTTcctacaaaacaagaaaaaagtctTACCGGTGTTGTAGTTTGTAAGCATGAGATTAGCAACATAAAATTAAGATTCTTACTACTACTTAAACTTTCTACTGGTGTTTTTTCAGATTtgagaatgtgatgatgtaataGGGAAAAGTGGCTCTTGGCCCCAGCTGAGACTATTTGATTACActgcactttgccatgaaatatcaaaaaatcatttctattagtgactaaaGCCAGGAACTCACAGTAATACTACAAAAGAATCAGcattttcacaatattcattcatttattcatctgtattaaatattattggccgaTAGAACGTTGTGACGTCGTCTGAAACCCGGCGATATCTAcctttttcttctgtttgtgcCGTGCCCGTTTGGCTGCCTTGGCACTGTTGACGGGTTTGGGCTCAGAGCTGTTTATAAAGTCCAGTAGCTCGTCGACGTCCCGGTTGTCTATGGCGCCGGTCGCCGTCAGTTCAGAATCTTGACGTTGAGGAAGCTCCTCTTTACGCCGCGTCAGACGTGAACGGAGTTTTTCTCGGATTTCTGCATAGTTACGGCTCGTGGGGGCGGCGGGAGGCtttgaaaaaagaaatatacggacatttaaaatcactcaAAAGGGGATTTATAAATATGAGACAACACCAATAGAATGGAAATGTTACCGCATTGTGTCCGAAGAACTCGCAGTAGCAGCAGTCACAGTACTTTCCATCTTTCTGGTTAGTAGAAGAAGAAGCACAAGAGCTCCTCTCAGAGCTGCTGTCCTcgtcctccccctcctccagtTCAGATGATGGATAACACAATGTCCCATTTGTCAGTTTATGCCCCTTACACGCCTGGTCCCTAAGAAAAGGCACAACAATTTCATTAATGATTGAGACACACACGttacatttgtacttttttaatgAGACGTTCATTGTTGATGGCACAAACCTGCACGCCCCTGCTGTTAGATGGCCCACATTCGACGCAGCTACTGTTCCTCCACTATGCCCGTTACAAGCATGGCTACACCCGAGCATCGCTGACCCATGTTTGCCATGTTGTGCGTTCATAGCAGGCATGTGGGAGTTCTTGCACGGGCTCGGTTTATGGACCGCCGTTGGACTATCGGGACTAGGAGAGTTAAGTTTTGCTGGAGGCCCGTGAAGGTTTGGTACTAAAGGTGAGAACGGCGCGTGTGTCGCTACACCGGAGCCGGAGGTGGAGGTTACGTGGCCGTGCTGCCCGGACGTCGGCTTTGAAGCCAGGAGTGACGAATGCTGCGATGACAAGCCTGTAGGACTATTGGGAGGAACTGACAAGTCTgtatgttggtggtggtcactGGAGTGGAAGGCTTCAcctacaggaaaaaaacagccaaaacgAGGGTAAATAACGAACAAAACATGGACTAATAATCAGAGTAAATATAATGTATGACGCAGCCTGATTGTAACACTTCATaatcaaaaaacatttacaaacagcACGTATTAAAGATGTGTGGATCGGGTTAGCGCGGGCTGGAAAAAAATCTATAGCGGGGCCGGTAATTTTTCCACAGAAGAAAACTATGCAGGCTGTTAATACTATAGCCCATAAAATATTCATGTACATTGACCTATGTTTGATTAAGTTTGataataaagtttacataagCACATAACCAGTGCAATTAATCTATGACCTGAAGCCACCACGGCGCGCACACTTTGAGCAGCACTGCGTACGCCACTTTGGCCAGTTACAACCACATTAAATCTGATTTGGAGACAGAAGATGAGGTGTTATTTTGCTCTGAAAGAAAAGCGCAGCTATGTCTGTTTTCAAGCACGTTTTTCgctaaaataaagctgcatttaTTGGCGCATTTTTACGGTGTATTTAATGATTGCGGGTGCGGGTCGGGTCAGGTTGTATAAATAGATTCTGCTGTGCGGGGCAGCCAGACCGGGGCAGTACGTTATCAGAAATGCAGGGCTCGCGGGTTGGAAAAAAGCCCGACCTGCGCGTCTCAAGTGCACAAGGGTGACCTCAGGGTGCTGTGTCCAACTCGTCATTTACGTCTCCTGTACTTCTGtgtgcaaataataataaaacaaatgtaaaacacgGACGGAGAGTCTCTGTGACGAGGGGCTGGTGGGGTCAGGACTGAAGAGGTATTTGTACAGCGGCTGTTCTTCAAACTCCACAATATGGCGCtacggtagctcagttggtagagtgtgttcactgatccgaaggaggttggcggttcgaatccctctcttgacgtaaacatcattggtagagcctcacctcagtgtctgtgcgcactggtgtgtgaacgtGCGGgggaatgggtgagcggttccttgatgtaaagcgctttgagtgactttaaggtggaaaagtgctgtataaaatatAATGCTGATATTTCACAAAACGACCAGATTCAAACACATTCCTTAAATAATGAAAAGTGAAGCAAAAGCACGCGGAGGATGGCATCAAAGGTGGCTGCACATGGACCCGCTCTTCCTCTGGGAAAACGGCCAACCCACTCCCACTCTGGAAGTATCACCTCTGGATGTGTACAAACAACCTAGTGCTTTGATCAGGCGGATAAAGGGTTAAACTGGTGAACATTTTCATACCTGGTGGGGTTGGTCGCCGGCACATGGTCTTGAAGTGCTTGGGAATGGTTTTACAATGGTCTGCTGAGGTAGACAAAGAGTTCCCAGCAGAGGACCCACTGGAATTCTGGGACGAAGGATGACTGTAGGGGCAAACTTTGGTCCCAGACACTTTCGCGGATTTCCCAGGTGCTTCATGTAAACCTCTTTTTTCAAGACATGAAGATCCCGTTGTTACTGCTGGTCCTGACAAGacaatatagaaaaataaatatacattcaGTCGTGTTTGTGATTATGTTTcagtcaaactaaaacatgtagcATCGataattgagtaaaaaaagGTCATGATTTTTACACTGATCAAAACTCTGGGTGTGATCTAAAGCCTTTGAAAAACAACAGATTATTAATAGCTGGATAACTGAATTAGTAACCAATTGTACTCTCTAATTATAAcatctgtgtaacccctcagtcgtccaggtgtgattcATAGCAAATTAGTGGTGGACACTGCCGTATATctgtcagtgtagttagctcctcccttcagacagatataaggcagtgtccagaacCGAAAAAGAGGCTttgatgagcagccaaacgtcttcactcgaaTTTTTCTTTACTCTAATTATAACCAATGTTCATTAATCATCCATCAGCCATTACACATTTCTATCACAAACCTTGTTGGGAGTGTTGAGAACTGTTGTGGTTGCAGAGATCCCCCCCGTTGCTGTGAGTGGAGTTCCAAAGTCCTGACAGTTTATGGGCTGACAGAAAGGAACTGGGGTCCCAATCCACCGTACTTTGCTCTGTGTAACCGTTTCCACAGCTCTGGGACTTGCATGAAGACGAGTGAGACAATGGCACCTGGTCACACAAACATAACCATCAAGTTAtaaaaaagctcaaacaaatatgttaaagatacactatgtaactttttctccAGGAAACGGTATTGCTCTGCTTTGAATCTTGCAAAGTACGGtattaaacgtatccatcttCATGGACACAACCAGTTAATCAAGTTGCAAGTCAGATCAGCGTAGAGGCAACGCTCAACGCTCAGAGCAGACCACATGTTTTCCAAGgcaattttgagcaataaaaacatttgtaaaatgaatgaatgcagatatacaagtttaatgtcattctgtgggacattccaggcagagcctTAACATCTCCCACAAGAAAAATGACAAGAGCACCGTTAAATAACaagtattttgtatatttacagatGCAGGCTGCTCCTGGGTGCTCcgcctctcttcctcttcaacACTTTTACAGCAACTCTGACATATCCACAGAGGCACCTCTCCCAACAGGGACTGAGACAGCGAGGGCACAGTATCAGCGAACTTTCGCCCTGACGCTTCACGTAATAACGCCTGGGACAAGGCAGGAACAGCATCGGCCAGCTTTGTCCCATGGCTCCCAGGAAGTCCGTTAACAGAGGCTGCACCCCAGTCTTTGAACTCCCGGTGACACAGAAGGCAACAAGTATGCATCGGCTGGTCAAagggaaaaacacacacaaaaatacatgaaaatgtGGATTTACTTTTACACAAACAATGCATTATACAAGTAGGAAAGAACATAGCttttaaacacatattttaaagtGGTTTTATTTCCAAAGAGTGAGCGCCTACGTGGTTTCACCATTCTCATATTAAAGCAGGGCGACCTATGGCAGATTATTCTAACTTTTTGTGATGCACAAAGAGAAACTAAAATGATCCATGTAGCTAGACTTTTAAGTGTTAATTAAGTTTCTACTGTTCACCTGTGATACtttcatttaacatttaacactaaACAAACTCAGTACACCAGTGAACCAAGACATCCTTCATTTCTCAGTTGTATTACTGTATTAAAAGCATGACCTGTGGTGCCGCATGTCAAAACACTGGCCTTATGTGAGCTTGTTATCAGGATGACATAAGTTCAGATCGCCTTCAAATTTTCACctaacaacaacagtattgTTAGCTAAACTTCATGATTGTGAggaagatattttatttgtacagtaatGAGAAAATTAAGTGTGTGGAGTCCAGGGTTGAAGGATCATGAAGCTAAGCTAGGTAATAATGGAGGAGCTACTGTATAATAACACTAAGAGCAGCACTgactgtacatgtgtatatgtgcatgTAAACCCAACAAGATGAGATAGACTTTTGAACAATATGTCACAGCTATAATCGAGTTGAACTGGATCACAGTGGAAGCAGCCTGACATGAGCACgtttcctccacacacaccaGTCTGTGGAGGATCTCCCCGGGACAGCGCCATCACTGAACCAGCGCCAGTATAAACCCAGAGCAGCTAAATGTAGCTAAACGTAAACACCACAGTTTGTGCAGGTAACTACAATGTTACTGCCACGATGAAAACGACAGTGATGCTAGCTCCTCCATAGATCCAGcagcaaaatgtgtgtgtgctaaCCTGTGGGCATCATTAGACTgatagtgaaacaaaaacactatgAAGCTGTATGTTAATCTATATGTTAGCGCTTCAACAGATTTGGGACTAGCTTCACTGATGCATTACACCGAATCTGCCTTTTATTAGCGCTGTACTGGTGTTTGGTTAGCTGTATGCTAGTGATAAGCAGCTAAACCCTGGTTCGCTCGTTGCTAGCTGCTACCTGGTTCGCCCTGGTCGTCGTGAGCCTGTCCAGCCccgcgtctcctcctcctcctcctcctccgccaccaccgccgccgccaccgccgccgccgccagcTGCATCTCCCGGAGACACGGAGCTCTTCGGTACGGTCTGCTTTCCAGGGACGAGCTCCTTCTGCGTGACCCCCTGCTGCTTGCTTTTCTTCCTCGCCATTACGCTGATGTTTACAAAAGGCTTTAGCGAAGTTTGCACcagtttaaatgattttaaacacacactttcGTTTCTTCTCGGACCTCAAAATGTTCTCTATCTCCTCCAGTCAAGACAACAGTCAATATGGCGGAGGACTGGCACGTTCAGGAGGTCAGAGGTTAAACATAGTCCTGGCAAAACGGCTTCACTTGGCAACGGCTCGCGCCACCGAAACGAGCGCGAGGCAGTGAAGCTAACGGCCGCCATCTTTACTCCGGGCACCAACTGAAACACGTTTTAAAGctgaaataatgaaaaaaacaaataaaatcgaCGTTTGAGGTGAATAGTTTGTGAGTATATTCCACGATAGCAAgataatatttgaaaaaaataaaccatattttcttctcaacataaaatcaaattatATTCCACTAATTGAAAAGTGTTTTCGCTTcataaacagttaaaaaaatggATCAGTTGAAGAAAATATTATTCCGAGCACTTTTCCCGCACATTATTGTAAGTTTAAGTGTGTGTGGGAGGCGCGCGGAGAGGGCGGGGCCTTACGCACACGAGACGCCTTCAGGGACAACTGAGGAAATCACAGGACTTCAACCTAATGCGAAACGTAAACATTTGCTTTTTGGTGTTTTCGAAAAAGATAGTGtcgaaaaaataaataaatgttttaaacctAATCCTATCCAAATATTATATCCATTGTTGTAAATTTTCTAGGCAGAAACTCAAACTTGTTGTATTTCAATCGCTTTTATCCtcatacagatttttttaaattattgcacAAACCTAAACcccttgaaaaaaataaaataaaataaataaataaatccatgtgccgtatttaaaatataaaatgtaatattgtatttatttatgtattttgtgtatatttgtttaataCATATTGTCTCTGAATGTGAATATTAACCTTGTGCAGTGTTATTGTTTATATCATtgtatatttgattaaaaaataaaaaagagtaaGAGTAAATCACTGTTCAATGGCTGGACATGGAAGTCTGCAAGTCTAGAAGTAGTCTGGACTACTCCTGGACACATGAGGGATCACACTGACTTTTTGTTATTGTAACCTGATTTGACTTAATTTGCgtcatttgtattttgtatatcattttatcaacaattcatattatttattatattatgtttgaatacattacatttactttcctcataataatattaattgttaataaaatatactactactactaataataataataataataatcataataataatcataataataaggttacattataaatacaaacaaaaaacaaagcaacacTTTTCTGACAAAACTAACATGCAAAATCTGccactgttgtttttgtaagtagattatataaaaataaattgtctGAAGTTCAAGAGACTAGTGTGGGatgataaagttttattttttatagtatttatcactttTAGATGCACAGTGTTTGTTCAGCGGCTGCAGAACATTAGTCTGGTGCAAAGCATATTTTTATGATTAgtaaaaaataatgacaaatcAACTACAAACAACAGCTGCAGTATAGTTTTAGCAAAAagatgaatgaaaaacacaaacactgaaatGATAAGAAACTGTTGTTTGTGATGCACGTGAACGCATCGTGAGTGTTGGGGTtctgagagagagacacacagagacacagagacagagagaaagagggagagagagctaCTTAATCCTCCTGACACAACAGAGGAGTGTTGATCAAGCTGCTTCTGGCTTTATTCTTTCAGATAAACATGGAGGGAGCCGTGTGTAACATCCAGGTGCTGCTCAGAGCTGCAGAGTttctggagaggagagagagaggtgagtgTTTGTGCAAATGTCCGACTATAGCAGAGGAAGTTGTTATTCTTATGCAACAAAATGCACAATGAAAGACGTGTAATAGACGTGTTATTTAGACACAGTTCGCCCCGTGGAGTCAGATGCACGTCTCTGCACATAAACATCTCATTTGCAGGGTTTTATTCTGGCTCCTCGGGGTTTGACTCAGTGACCTACATTTGGGCCGCATCTTTGTGCGCAAAGGCGCCAATCTCACTGTGTTTGAAAACCAGGAGAGACTGAGCGAGCGCACAGCCTCCAAACTGCACCTCAGCGCGTTTATTCAGTGCGCACAGCTTTGTCTCCTTCACATTTCACTCTCCGGACGaaggaaacattttaaattcaaactgGACTGTTTTGAAATGGCGCCAACACAAACACTcagctgatctgtgctgttagtGACGTGTTTCTCACTGCTGGACGTCAGATCTATAAAGTGTGAAATAAAAGTCATTCTTCTCTGCTCTGCACTTATTCTGCATTGactgtttaactgtttaaatCTTAttgttgcttgttttcatgCAGAGGCAGAACATGGATATGCCTCTGTGCTGCCTGTCAGCTCAGCTCTGTCTGATAAGAGGAGCAAACACAAGAGCAAAAAGATATCAGCTCCTGGAGGTGGAAATAGGTGTGTTTATTACATATTTGTTAACTTGACCATGGCAGGAGGATGCAGCCTTAAAGTTTCATTGAAAGCATGAGTTTTATCTGTATTaacagtgttttattatttccacAGGTCTGTTCACAATGAGCTGGAGAAGAACAGGTATTAATTATTGTTTAGTTTTCTGGTTGGAAATGTAAGAGAAGGcttgtaaaacaaaaacatgttttccttttccttttgtAGACGGGCTCAGCTAAGATATTTCTTAGAGCAGCTCAAAAAGCAAGTTCCCTTGTCCACTGACTCGATGAGGAACACGACCCTGAACCTGCTGAGACGGGCACAGCTCCATATAAAGGTGAACTTCACTCCACAGCAGAACAATGTCCACGTGTCCTGTGCACTGTCTTTATTTGTGTCCATCTGTGGTACTTTTATAGAAGTTGCAGGAGCAGGACGAGCGTGCGGAGCAGCTAAAAGGCCGTCTGCGCTGGGAGCAGAGGGAACTCAGGATTCGACTGGAGCAGCTTCAGAGAACTGAGAGAATGAGGAACAACAGTCAGGGCTCAACTATGTCGTCTGAGAGGTCAGACTccgacagaggtatgttctacTTGAGCACTTCACATTTTGTGTTAGGTTTCGTTTTGTGTCTACGGGTGTGTCTGTAGGTtctattttgaggactttaacTATTCGAGATCGATATCTTGTTTTGAATTGGTAATTGCTTTGGCAACGGTGCAAATGTTTCATCCGTCTGAAGCCCATGGATGTACAGTTcacgtttatatttttaaatgtttatgtaaatatcTTGTTTTCTTTGTGCGTTGCAGAGGATGTGGAGGTGGACGTGGAGAGTATCGTGTTTGATTGTGTGGACTCTGAGCTgcacataacacacacagatgcagacCACTGTTACTCCAGCTTGGACAAGGCCTGGCTATGACCGAAGGCGACGCGCTTCTACACGGTACCTCATTTTTTATGTTGGAGGCGAAGTTGAAaacattccaaaaaaaaaaaccatctgATGTGTTACTGTACAATCGCTTGCTAATATTGACAGAGGCATTACATCGAACACTCCTGTCTTTTACACTTTTGTGATTACAAGCTAAATATTGTTGGTTATGAATGAGCTGTGTCTATTTGCACTGAAAAGCAGTTAAGATTCATCGGGTTTGTGTGGACGCCACTTTACCGCCAACAGGACCACGACTTTGCATTAACCTGCCACAAAGTGTTTCAGACCTAAGTCAACTCAGTAAGGGCTTATTTAACTTATTCTTTTCTATATTATACATTCTGCCTTAAATCAAATTAGGTGTAGTACTTTGTATAGCTTAAGCAGTAAATCCATACTTCAGTCTCGTGTAGCATGCACTTAAACtctatttttgtaatattgtttCATTATGTAAGTTCTGACATGTATCTTCTCTTGCACAAATCACACATATGCACTTGTCTCACTCTGGGTTTAGGACAGATCAACTTAAAAACAGCAAAGGTCACGTTTGCATTTTTCTGAATGACCAAATATGGATGGTTAGGTGTGATTGACAACTGTTCCATGTGTTTACTTTAAAGCTAATCTGATCAATTATGCATGTAACCGTTTTATATCAGCAGCACTTGTAAAGATTATGCAGTAGGTCATGTGCTGTGTTATTCATTGCATTGTATTTAATTTCATAAAGGCAGTTTGCCTTTTAACTTGTTATGCAAAATGCCTTATTTACCATGTGTATGTATGCCTTCATTTGTCTCTTCACCCAGTAATATTATGTAGCAACTTTTGTACTGGTGTAAGCTTTTTATGAGtaaatattttctatatttatgggCTGTGTTCACCTTTTATTTACCTTCTGATTCCATTGTGTGTTGTGACTTTTGACTTGATTATTTAAAAGACAACACATTTTatcaacaaaaatgttttattgattagCCGATACATTTTGTGAATCTCAAAATCAAAGTTAGGCGTATAAAATAGGGCATCGATTTATACCCATCAGAATCGTTCTTCTGAAGTGCAGTCGACACTGGACCCTTTGTTCcatcaacaaaacaaagtcTCAAGTTTA includes the following:
- the fam193b gene encoding protein FAM193B isoform X2, whose product is MHTCCLLCHREFKDWGAASVNGLPGSHGTKLADAVPALSQALLREASGRKFADTVPSLSQSLLGEVPLWICQSCCKSVEEEERRSTQEQPASVPLSHSSSCKSQSCGNGYTEQSTVDWDPSSFLSAHKLSGLWNSTHSNGGDLCNHNSSQHSQQGPAVTTGSSCLEKRGLHEAPGKSAKVSGTKVCPYSHPSSQNSSGSSAGNSLSTSADHCKTIPKHFKTMCRRPTPPGEAFHSSDHHQHTDLSVPPNSPTGLSSQHSSLLASKPTSGQHGHVTSTSGSGVATHAPFSPLVPNLHGPPAKLNSPSPDSPTAVHKPSPCKNSHMPAMNAQHGKHGSAMLGCSHACNGHSGGTVAASNVGHLTAGACRDQACKGHKLTNGTLCYPSSELEEGEDEDSSSERSSCASSSTNQKDGKYCDCCYCEFFGHNAPPAAPTSRNYAEIREKLRSRLTRRKEELPQRQDSELTATGAIDNRDVDELLDFINSSEPKPVNSAKAAKRARHKQKKKEKAQQGNVGAAGSDPQSNPSEPVEEHVADGSDGGRLLDWPQLELERVNSFLTSRLEEIKNTIKDSIRASFSMYDLNLDVNDFPKKAATLESNHLLSHLNGSSDLQQIDLDLAPLSLGSFKSHLDLVNGWEEGGSAVSSSNTTTTTPTVTTSAGTKDIQRLHTTPTLSKLIRVRSPEKCTSTGLENSHELPAHPMTKTKEEALDLKNITPNNGGPKSKKNKKQQKQDQQMSEQNSTKTTKVVSSNETYKPQELKAPEFVSNGSKNVSKHLQHSTDTQRNGPKKTEENKPPRNATNGTHGLSNVQKGKGDTETGRPEPTSDSKAHSNIQANGQQQPQAKGKNKKNKNKGEKSSTAIDDVFLPKDVDPTEMDEIDREVEYFKRFCLDSAKQTRQKVAVNWSNFSLKKVPSNAAQ
- the fam193b gene encoding protein FAM193B isoform X1, with amino-acid sequence MARKKSKQQGVTQKELVPGKQTVPKSSVSPGDAAGGGGGDAGLDRLTTTRANQPMHTCCLLCHREFKDWGAASVNGLPGSHGTKLADAVPALSQALLREASGRKFADTVPSLSQSLLGEVPLWICQSCCKSVEEEERRSTQEQPASVPLSHSSSCKSQSCGNGYTEQSTVDWDPSSFLSAHKLSGLWNSTHSNGGDLCNHNSSQHSQQGPAVTTGSSCLEKRGLHEAPGKSAKVSGTKVCPYSHPSSQNSSGSSAGNSLSTSADHCKTIPKHFKTMCRRPTPPGEAFHSSDHHQHTDLSVPPNSPTGLSSQHSSLLASKPTSGQHGHVTSTSGSGVATHAPFSPLVPNLHGPPAKLNSPSPDSPTAVHKPSPCKNSHMPAMNAQHGKHGSAMLGCSHACNGHSGGTVAASNVGHLTAGACRDQACKGHKLTNGTLCYPSSELEEGEDEDSSSERSSCASSSTNQKDGKYCDCCYCEFFGHNAPPAAPTSRNYAEIREKLRSRLTRRKEELPQRQDSELTATGAIDNRDVDELLDFINSSEPKPVNSAKAAKRARHKQKKKEKAQQGNVGAAGSDPQSNPSEPVEEHVADGSDGGRLLDWPQLELERVNSFLTSRLEEIKNTIKDSIRASFSMYDLNLDVNDFPKKAATLESNHLLSHLNGSSDLQQIDLDLAPLSLGSFKSHLDLVNGWEEGGSAVSSSNTTTTTPTVTTSAGTKDIQRLHTTPTLSKLIRVRSPEKCTSTGLENSHELPAHPMTKTKEEALDLKNITPNNGGPKSKKNKKQQKQDQQMSEQNSTKTTKVVSSNETYKPQELKAPEFVSNGSKNVSKHLQHSTDTQRNGPKKTEENKPPRNATNGTHGLSNVQKGKGDTETGRPEPTSDSKAHSNIQANGQQQPQAKGKNKKNKNKGEKSSTAIDDVFLPKDVDPTEMDEIDREVEYFKRFCLDSAKQTRQKVAVNWSNFSLKKVPSNAAQ
- the mxd3 gene encoding max dimerization protein 3; this encodes MEGAVCNIQVLLRAAEFLERREREAEHGYASVLPVSSALSDKRSKHKSKKISAPGGGNRSVHNELEKNRRAQLRYFLEQLKKQVPLSTDSMRNTTLNLLRRAQLHIKKLQEQDERAEQLKGRLRWEQRELRIRLEQLQRTERMRNNSQGSTMSSERSDSDREDVEVDVESIVFDCVDSELHITHTDADHCYSSLDKAWL